One window from the genome of Anser cygnoides isolate HZ-2024a breed goose chromosome 8, Taihu_goose_T2T_genome, whole genome shotgun sequence encodes:
- the HTATIP2 gene encoding oxidoreductase HTATIP2 isoform X1, with the protein MAAAGGSGAGSCFVLGASGATGRALLRELRARRLFARVTVIGRRRLSLAEESGTAVEQVVVDFERLSEHAAAFRGHDVGFCCLGTTRSKAGADGFVRVDRDYVAQAAELARAGGCKHFVLQSSQGANEHSRFLYLQVKGAAVRAPGVPPHGVDHPARSGSRGLALPHRLLGARGNSGEGNGGQRAAAGQGEGGGAGEQGHPSAGKGTATAGHVGQSGWARGAWLTFQVLFWAKDECVGEQWGIRMAVGEPEVCSFMRQPVLPNAGG; encoded by the exons atggcggcggcgggcggcagcggggccggatcctgctTCGTGCTGGGGGCCTCAGGGGCGACGGGGCGGGcgctgctgagggagctgcgggcacGGCGGCTCTTCGCCAGGGTGACGGTGATCGGGCGGCGCCGCCTGAGCCTGGCCGAGGAGAGCGGCACGGCCGTG gagcaggtggTGGTGGACTTTGAGCGGCTGAGCGAGCACGCCGCCGCCTTCCGGGGCCACGACGTGGGCTTCTGCTGCCTGGGCACCACCCGGAGCAAGGCGGGCGCG GATGGCTTTGTCCGTGTGGATCGGGACTACGTGgcgcaggcagcagagctggcacgggcagggggctgcaaacaCTTTGTCCTGCAGTCCTCGCAGGGCGCCAACGAGCACAGCCGCTTCCTCTACCTGCAGGTGAAG GGTGCTGCTGTGCGCGCGCCAGGAGTTCCGCCCCATGGAGTGGATCACCCAGCACGTTCTGGGAGCCGTGGCCTGGCTCTTCCCCACCGCTTACTCGGTGCCCGTGGAAACAGTGGCGAGGGCAATGGTGGCCAGCGTGCTGCTGCCGGGCAAGGGGAAGGTGGAGGTGCTGGAGAACAAGGCCATCCATCAGCTGGGAAAGGCACAGCCACAGCTGGGCACGTAGGGCAAAGcgggtgggcaagaggtgctTGGCTCACCTTCCAGGTTCTCTTCTGGGCCAAGGATGAGTGCGTGGGAGAGCAGTGGGGCATTCGCATGGCTGTCGGGGAGCCGGAGGTGTGCTCCTTCATGAGGCAGCCCGTTCTGCCAAACGCTGGTGGGTGA
- the HTATIP2 gene encoding oxidoreductase HTATIP2 isoform X2, producing MAAAGGSGAGSCFVLGASGATGRALLRELRARRLFARVTVIGRRRLSLAEESGTAVEQVVVDFERLSEHAAAFRGHDVGFCCLGTTRSKAGADGFVRVDRDYVAQAAELARAGGCKHFVLQSSQGANEHSRFLYLQVKGEVEKLVQAVGFDHCTILRPAVLLCARQEFRPMEWITQHVLGAVAWLFPTAYSVPVETVARAMVASVLLPGKGKVEVLENKAIHQLGKAQPQLGT from the exons atggcggcggcgggcggcagcggggccggatcctgctTCGTGCTGGGGGCCTCAGGGGCGACGGGGCGGGcgctgctgagggagctgcgggcacGGCGGCTCTTCGCCAGGGTGACGGTGATCGGGCGGCGCCGCCTGAGCCTGGCCGAGGAGAGCGGCACGGCCGTG gagcaggtggTGGTGGACTTTGAGCGGCTGAGCGAGCACGCCGCCGCCTTCCGGGGCCACGACGTGGGCTTCTGCTGCCTGGGCACCACCCGGAGCAAGGCGGGCGCG GATGGCTTTGTCCGTGTGGATCGGGACTACGTGgcgcaggcagcagagctggcacgggcagggggctgcaaacaCTTTGTCCTGCAGTCCTCGCAGGGCGCCAACGAGCACAGCCGCTTCCTCTACCTGCAGGTGAAG GGAGAAGTGGAGAAGCTGGTCCAGGCTGTTGGCTTCGATCACTGCACCATTCTCCGGCCAGC GGTGCTGCTGTGCGCGCGCCAGGAGTTCCGCCCCATGGAGTGGATCACCCAGCACGTTCTGGGAGCCGTGGCCTGGCTCTTCCCCACCGCTTACTCGGTGCCCGTGGAAACAGTGGCGAGGGCAATGGTGGCCAGCGTGCTGCTGCCGGGCAAGGGGAAGGTGGAGGTGCTGGAGAACAAGGCCATCCATCAGCTGGGAAAGGCACAGCCACAGCTGGGCACGTAG